In one window of Chryseobacterium sp. JV274 DNA:
- a CDS encoding MFS transporter, whose product MSNYSKQTNWAQFIPLVTVFFFWGFVAASNDILIPVFQKAFNLSQTESMLVQICFYVAYTVGSLIYMIISKSLKQDLINKIGYKNGLIVGLLISAMGTLLFYPAANMHSFPLMISGLFIVGLGFSLQQIVANPLAIEVGPTETGSQRLTMAGGINNLGTTIGPLIVAFAIFGSASAGNTEASIESVKTPYLILGAAFALVALMLKFSSLPAVTPTNTENTDDSTPGEHRKSAFQYPQLVMGMIAIFVYVGVEVSTASNLPAYMEKNLGFETKDVAPYISLYWASLMIGRWTGAVEAFDVNAGFKKILRFLAPYLAFGVFLLVNAIAKHDLSPFYVYGFIIIAMIICDILSKGNPARMLLIFSLAGITALLIGMFTKGMVSVYAFTSVGLFCSTLWPCIFALAINGLGKHTNQGSGLLIMMIMGGGIVSIIQGYIADITNIHFSYIVGVICFAYLAFYAIRVSGILKAQGIDLDKVSKGNGH is encoded by the coding sequence ATGTCAAATTATTCTAAACAAACCAATTGGGCCCAATTCATTCCATTGGTTACTGTATTCTTCTTTTGGGGATTTGTAGCAGCCAGTAATGATATTCTGATCCCCGTTTTTCAAAAAGCCTTCAATCTATCTCAAACTGAAAGTATGCTGGTACAGATATGCTTTTATGTAGCGTATACTGTAGGTTCTTTAATTTATATGATCATATCAAAGAGTCTGAAACAGGATTTGATCAATAAAATCGGGTATAAAAACGGCCTTATTGTGGGGCTTCTTATTTCAGCAATGGGAACCCTGTTGTTTTACCCGGCTGCCAATATGCATTCTTTCCCTTTAATGATCTCCGGATTATTTATTGTAGGTTTAGGCTTCTCTCTTCAACAGATTGTTGCCAATCCACTTGCTATTGAAGTAGGTCCTACAGAAACAGGATCACAGAGATTGACAATGGCTGGGGGAATCAATAACTTAGGAACTACAATAGGACCGCTTATTGTTGCATTTGCTATTTTTGGTTCTGCAAGCGCAGGCAATACGGAAGCAAGTATAGAAAGTGTAAAAACTCCCTATCTGATATTAGGAGCAGCTTTTGCTCTTGTGGCTTTAATGCTTAAATTCTCTTCTCTTCCTGCTGTAACTCCAACGAATACTGAAAACACAGATGATTCAACTCCGGGTGAGCACAGAAAGTCAGCATTTCAATATCCTCAATTGGTAATGGGAATGATCGCGATCTTCGTGTATGTAGGGGTAGAAGTTTCCACAGCCAGTAATCTTCCGGCTTATATGGAAAAAAACTTAGGCTTTGAAACAAAAGATGTGGCCCCTTACATCTCTTTATACTGGGCATCATTGATGATCGGCCGTTGGACAGGTGCTGTAGAAGCATTTGATGTGAATGCCGGATTCAAAAAAATCTTAAGGTTCTTAGCTCCTTATCTTGCATTTGGTGTATTTTTACTTGTAAATGCTATTGCAAAACATGACCTGTCTCCATTCTATGTATATGGATTCATTATTATTGCCATGATTATTTGTGATATCTTAAGTAAAGGAAACCCGGCAAGAATGCTTTTAATCTTCTCTTTGGCTGGGATTACCGCTTTACTGATAGGAATGTTCACTAAAGGAATGGTATCTGTCTATGCATTTACCAGTGTAGGTCTTTTCTGCTCTACTTTATGGCCATGTATATTCGCATTGGCGATTAACGGGCTTGGAAAACATACCAATCAAGGATCAGGATTACTTATTATGATGATTATGGGTGGAGGTATTGTAAGCATTATACAGGGATATATTGCAGATATTACGAATATTCATTTCAGTTATATCGTAGGGGTTATTTGTTTTGCTTATCTTGCATTCTATGC
- a CDS encoding lysophospholipid acyltransferase family protein: protein MTKILNYLWRFWLLLLAFFLTVIIGIPVYILSFNKKHYKYGYKLVRIWCFGMFYGMGFRYDLIKLSEQEKDKSIPYVFISNHTSIMDIMLTCIMFPNHPICFVGKKELVKIPIFGTIYRRICVMVDRTSAKSRADVYRRCAEKMEEGNSIAIFPEGGVPDDTSIILDDFKDGAFILSSKHNSPIAVYTFIGLKEMFPFENSKGYPGRVKVYFNGIIEPTNSPKDLKAEAYEEIKKTLIRYSVERK, encoded by the coding sequence GTGACAAAAATTTTAAATTATCTCTGGAGATTCTGGCTGTTGCTGTTAGCATTTTTCCTGACAGTTATTATTGGAATTCCTGTCTATATTTTATCCTTTAACAAAAAGCATTATAAATACGGCTATAAACTTGTCAGGATCTGGTGTTTCGGAATGTTTTACGGAATGGGTTTCCGGTATGATCTCATTAAACTTTCGGAACAGGAAAAAGACAAAAGTATTCCTTATGTTTTTATCTCCAATCATACATCCATCATGGATATTATGCTTACCTGCATTATGTTTCCAAACCATCCGATATGTTTTGTAGGGAAGAAAGAACTGGTAAAGATTCCTATTTTCGGAACCATTTATAGAAGGATATGTGTAATGGTAGACAGAACGAGCGCAAAAAGCCGTGCGGATGTATACCGAAGATGTGCTGAAAAGATGGAAGAAGGCAACAGTATTGCCATTTTTCCTGAAGGCGGCGTACCGGACGATACTTCTATAATCCTGGATGACTTTAAGGACGGAGCATTTATACTGTCCTCAAAACATAACTCTCCTATCGCTGTTTATACCTTTATCGGACTCAAGGAAATGTTCCCTTTTGAAAACTCAAAAGGCTATCCTGGAAGAGTAAAGGTGTATTTCAATGGTATCATTGAGCCTACCAATTCGCCAAAAGACTTAAAGGCAGAGGCTTACGAAGAAATAAAAAAAACTTTAATCAGGTATTCCGTTGAAAGGAAATAG
- a CDS encoding GtrA family protein, whose product MKEILLRQKQVLFFIIAGGLSAIVEIGSFKIFSTYLPHFFAKEINFHGIHYPLSNIFSTSCGIITNYFLSIWFVFERGKHSKKKEFVYFMVVSFFSTLLSLGFFQVFYSFIFKDNINLFFYTLSPEMISKIAAILLVSILNYSIKKKVIFNG is encoded by the coding sequence ATGAAAGAAATACTCTTACGCCAGAAACAGGTTCTGTTCTTCATCATTGCAGGAGGACTGAGTGCGATTGTAGAAATAGGCAGCTTTAAGATTTTCAGTACCTATCTTCCGCATTTCTTTGCAAAAGAAATCAACTTCCATGGTATACATTATCCTTTAAGCAACATTTTTTCTACGAGCTGCGGGATTATTACCAATTATTTCCTGAGTATCTGGTTTGTATTTGAAAGAGGAAAACACTCAAAGAAAAAAGAGTTTGTTTATTTTATGGTGGTTTCTTTCTTTTCAACGTTACTCAGCCTAGGTTTTTTCCAGGTCTTTTACAGTTTCATATTTAAAGATAATATCAATTTATTTTTTTATACCTTGAGCCCGGAAATGATCAGCAAAATTGCAGCAATATTGCTGGTTTCCATTCTGAATTATTCGATAAAAAAGAAAGTAATTTTTAACGGTTAG
- a CDS encoding BadF/BadG/BcrA/BcrD ATPase family protein gives MVAIVDSGSTKSDWVILDDFKKVFLKTETIGFNPNFINRELIAPEIQKNSNLVSVKNSITKVFFYGSGCGVKKNCETIEEELKKVFVKAEFIVKEDLMAAAYAAYSGKPAIVCILGTGSNSCYFDGENVKIELPSLGFIIGDEGSGSAIGKQLLRRYFMKKLPSDLRAEFEANYLLTVEDALQNMYHTTRPNAYLADFTKFVIERKEHPYFRDMVFEEMKNFFEYQVIPYEEAKDVEINFIGSIAYYYENILRSVATELNLNVGHVVQKPIESLVDYHIKYIL, from the coding sequence ATGGTTGCTATTGTAGATAGTGGTTCTACTAAATCGGATTGGGTAATACTTGATGACTTTAAGAAAGTTTTTCTGAAAACAGAAACAATCGGTTTCAATCCGAATTTTATCAACAGAGAACTTATCGCTCCTGAGATACAGAAAAATAGCAATCTGGTATCGGTTAAAAATTCAATTACCAAAGTCTTTTTTTATGGTTCCGGATGTGGTGTCAAAAAAAACTGCGAAACCATAGAGGAAGAGCTGAAGAAGGTTTTTGTAAAAGCAGAATTTATTGTGAAGGAAGATCTGATGGCTGCAGCCTATGCAGCATACAGCGGAAAACCTGCTATCGTGTGCATTCTTGGCACAGGATCAAATTCTTGTTATTTCGACGGTGAAAATGTAAAGATAGAATTACCTTCATTAGGATTTATTATTGGAGATGAAGGAAGTGGCAGTGCTATAGGAAAACAATTGCTGCGCAGATATTTCATGAAAAAACTACCTTCAGACCTTCGTGCCGAATTTGAAGCCAACTATCTGCTTACCGTAGAGGATGCATTGCAAAATATGTATCATACGACAAGACCAAATGCTTATTTGGCAGACTTTACCAAATTTGTGATCGAAAGAAAAGAGCATCCTTATTTCAGGGATATGGTTTTTGAAGAAATGAAAAACTTTTTTGAATACCAGGTAATCCCCTATGAAGAAGCTAAAGACGTTGAAATCAATTTTATCGGATCTATCGCTTATTATTATGAAAATATACTACGTTCTGTAGCTACAGAACTTAATTTAAATGTGGGACATGTTGTGCAGAAACCAATAGAAAGCTTAGTAGATTACCACATTAAATATATACTTTAA
- a CDS encoding NADP-dependent malic enzyme has translation MSSNNNRDEKNFSQAALDYHKAEPKGKIEVIPSKPHSSQRDLSLAYSPGVAVPCMEIHDKPETVYDYTGKGNLVAVISNGTAVLGLGDIGAEASKPVMEGKGLLFKIFADINVFDIEIDEKDPDKFIEIVKGIAPTFGGINLEDIKAPEAFYIEQKLKEELNIPLMHDDQHGTAIISAAALINSLQIANKDIDKVKMVVNGAGAAAIACTKLYISLGLKKENVLMCDSKGVINHKRENLTPEKLDFIAQTDIETLEDAVKGSDVFVGLSKGNVMTPEMLLSMNENPIVFALANPDPEIAYDLAIETRKDVILATGRSDYPNQVNNVLGFPYIFRGALDVQSTGINEEMKLAAVHAIADLAKEPVPEAVILAYNVQNLQFGRDYFIPKPFDNRLITKVSSAVAKAAIESGVARKTITDFEEYEHQLLDRMGRDERLVRMMQSRAKSNPKRITLGNAEEYNVLKAAQILYEEGIAFPSLLGDKKYIKEQMERYGITLDVPIIDPSDDDQKENRKKYRETLWKLRQRKGMNEYKAKRYVRQRDYFGPLMLKHGDTDGLIVGFSKNYTSVLRPVLEVIEKDKGVDKVAAMMMILSEKKPIFFADTSINQNPTSEDLVNIAKMAEFTVKSFAIEPRIAMLGFENFAAISETSKKVAKAVSILHEKYPKMIVDGEIQPDFAMNADHLSDYPFSKLGTTPANTFIFPNLESANLSYKIIRGMKVAQVIGPILMGLKQPVHVLQMRSSVDEIVNLATIAVLDAQRREKKSI, from the coding sequence ATGTCAAGTAACAACAATCGTGACGAAAAGAACTTCAGCCAGGCCGCGCTGGATTATCATAAAGCAGAACCCAAAGGAAAAATTGAAGTTATTCCATCAAAGCCACACTCTTCTCAAAGAGATTTGTCATTGGCTTATTCTCCGGGAGTAGCTGTTCCTTGTATGGAAATTCATGATAAGCCTGAAACTGTGTATGATTATACAGGAAAAGGAAACCTGGTAGCAGTAATTTCTAACGGTACTGCCGTACTTGGACTGGGAGATATCGGTGCTGAAGCTTCAAAGCCGGTAATGGAAGGGAAAGGACTTTTGTTCAAGATCTTTGCAGATATCAACGTTTTTGATATTGAGATCGATGAAAAAGATCCGGATAAATTTATTGAAATCGTAAAAGGTATCGCTCCTACTTTCGGAGGGATTAACCTGGAAGATATTAAAGCTCCTGAAGCTTTTTATATAGAACAAAAACTGAAAGAGGAATTGAATATTCCTTTGATGCACGATGACCAGCACGGAACTGCAATTATCTCTGCAGCAGCATTGATCAATTCTTTGCAGATTGCGAATAAAGATATTGATAAAGTGAAAATGGTAGTCAATGGAGCAGGTGCGGCAGCTATTGCATGTACCAAGCTTTATATCTCATTAGGATTGAAAAAAGAAAATGTCCTGATGTGTGACAGTAAGGGGGTTATCAACCATAAAAGAGAAAACCTTACCCCTGAAAAACTAGATTTCATCGCTCAGACAGATATTGAAACATTAGAAGATGCTGTAAAAGGCTCTGATGTTTTTGTCGGATTATCAAAAGGAAACGTAATGACTCCGGAAATGCTGTTGAGCATGAACGAAAATCCTATCGTATTCGCTTTAGCTAACCCTGATCCTGAAATTGCTTATGATCTTGCTATTGAAACTCGTAAAGATGTAATCCTGGCAACAGGAAGAAGTGATTATCCTAACCAGGTAAACAATGTATTAGGATTCCCTTATATCTTCCGTGGAGCATTGGATGTACAGTCTACAGGAATTAATGAAGAAATGAAACTGGCTGCCGTACATGCGATTGCTGATTTAGCAAAAGAACCGGTACCGGAAGCTGTAATTTTAGCATACAATGTTCAGAACCTGCAGTTCGGAAGAGACTACTTCATTCCAAAGCCGTTCGATAACAGACTGATCACAAAAGTATCAAGTGCCGTAGCGAAAGCAGCGATCGAAAGTGGTGTTGCCAGAAAAACCATTACGGATTTTGAAGAATATGAGCACCAGCTTTTAGACAGAATGGGAAGAGATGAGAGATTGGTAAGAATGATGCAGAGCCGTGCTAAATCCAATCCGAAAAGAATCACCCTTGGAAATGCTGAAGAATATAACGTATTGAAGGCAGCTCAAATCCTTTATGAAGAAGGAATTGCTTTTCCAAGTCTTCTGGGAGATAAAAAATACATCAAGGAGCAGATGGAGCGTTACGGAATTACGCTGGATGTTCCAATCATTGATCCAAGTGATGACGATCAGAAAGAAAACAGAAAAAAATACAGAGAAACCCTTTGGAAACTTCGTCAGAGAAAAGGAATGAACGAGTACAAAGCGAAGAGATATGTGCGTCAGAGAGATTATTTCGGACCTCTTATGCTGAAACATGGTGATACCGATGGTCTTATCGTAGGATTCTCTAAAAACTATACTTCAGTTTTACGTCCTGTTTTAGAAGTTATTGAAAAAGATAAAGGAGTAGATAAAGTAGCGGCAATGATGATGATCCTGTCTGAAAAGAAACCTATTTTCTTCGCAGATACTTCCATCAATCAGAATCCTACCTCAGAAGATCTTGTGAATATTGCTAAAATGGCAGAGTTTACAGTAAAATCTTTTGCGATTGAACCAAGAATTGCGATGCTTGGGTTTGAAAACTTTGCTGCTATTTCTGAAACTTCCAAGAAAGTGGCTAAAGCAGTGAGCATCCTTCATGAGAAATACCCTAAAATGATTGTAGATGGTGAGATTCAGCCGGATTTTGCAATGAATGCAGATCACCTGAGCGATTATCCATTCTCAAAATTAGGAACAACACCAGCGAATACCTTCATCTTCCCTAACCTGGAAAGTGCTAATCTTTCTTACAAAATTATAAGAGGGATGAAAGTAGCGCAGGTTATAGGACCTATCTTAATGGGATTAAAGCAGCCGGTACACGTTCTTCAAATGCGTTCAAGCGTAGACGAAATTGTAAACCTTGCTACGATTGCTGTTCTTGATGCTCAAAGGAGAGAAAAGAAATCAATCTAA